From Lolium perenne isolate Kyuss_39 chromosome 5, Kyuss_2.0, whole genome shotgun sequence, a single genomic window includes:
- the LOC127304172 gene encoding thiol protease SEN102-like encodes MVKLAALVVAVALLALLDPAATVVEFAKEDLESDDSLWKLYELWGARHKVARHPGEKLRRFAIFKEQARRVYDLHIEFAGDTPLGLNIFADLSDDEVRRDYRCAKGGAGNGRKKRSFINVKRRAGDGTLPLPVAFDWRSKTCYGHPCLTPVKDQAYNCGACWAFAATAAMESHHAILKNGSLLRLSEQELVDCDTKNGACAGGLAAIAFQYVVKWGLTSSAAYPYTARNGTCKSSATFPVLGMTGFARVPAYDEFELLQAVTYGPVVVSIDANNTEFDRYAGGLYPSVKCGRTPDHEMLLVGYGPNYYILRNSYGENWGDKGHMLLPRNFDLHDVFGPCGILLDGATYPEIA; translated from the coding sequence ATGGTGAAGCTCGCCGCGCTAGTCGTGGCGGTTGCGCTACTGGCACTGCTGGATCCGGCGGCCACCGTCGTGGAGTTCGCCAAGGAAGACCTGGAGTCCGACGACTCCCTGTGGAAGCTTTACGAGCTGTGGGGCGCGCGCCACAAGGTAGCACGCCACCCCGGCGAGAAGCTTCGCCGGTTCGCCATCTTCAAGGAGCAGGCGCGCCGCGTCTACGACTTACATATTGAATTTGCAGGCGACACGCCGTTGGGGCTCAACATCTTTGCCGATCTGAGCGACGACGAGGTCCGTCGCGACTACAGGTGTGCGAAGGGCGGCGCCGGTAACGGCCGGAAGAAGCGCAGCTTCATTAATGTGAAAAGGCGCGCCGGCGACGGGACTCTGCCGCTCCCCGTGGCCTTCGACTGGCGCTCGAAAACTTGCTATGGGCATCCGTGCCTGACTCCAGTCAAGGACCAGGCGTACAACTGCGGAGCCTGCTGGGCGTTCGCGGCGACGGCCGCGATGGAGAGCCACCACGCCATCTTAAAGAACGGCAGCCTGTTGCGGCTGTCCGAACAGGAGCTCGTGGACTGCGACACCAAGAACGGTGCCTGCGCAGGTGGTTTGGCCGCCATCGCCTTCCAGTACGTCGTGAAGTGGGGCCTGACGTCGTCGGCCGCCTACCCGTACACGGCAAGGAATGGCACATGCAAGTCCAGCGCCACATTCCCCGTCTTGGGCATGACTGGGTTCGCGCGGGTGCCGGCCTACGACGAATTCGAACTGCTGCAAGCAGTTACCTACGGGCCCGTCGTGGTTTCCATCGATGCAAACAACACCGAGTTCGACCGCTACGCCGGCGGCCTGTACCCGTCGGTGAAGTGTGGAAGAACCCCTGATCACGAAATGCTGCTCGTCGGCTACGGGCCCAATTACTACATCTTGAGGAATTCGTACGGAGAAAACTGGGGGGACAAAGGTCACATGCTGCTGCCGCGCAACTTCGACCTCCACGACGTCTTTGGACCGTGCGGCATCCTACTGGATGGCGCCACTTACCCCGAGATAGCCTGA